A window of Variovorax paradoxus EPS genomic DNA:
GCTTCATGACCATCGATCTCCAGACGCTCAAGTGCGGCGAGTGCGGCAGCAGCGTGCTCAAGCGCACCGGCCTCAATGAATACACCTGCGATCACTGCGGCTCGGTCACGCTGGTGGAAGACAAGGTCTCCGACCGGCTCGAGCGCGTGCTGGACCAGGTCAAGAACGAGGCGGGCCGGCGGCTCGCGGCCGAAGAGGCGCTGCGGCAGAAGCTGATGCTGCGCAAGGTCGGCATCGGCATCGCCGTGGTGCTGGCCGTGGTGCTGGTGGCGCGCATCGCCGAGCTGCTGATCGCGTCGCGCCAGCCCGCCGGGACGCAGCAGCCCGTGGTGGCCGCGTTCGTCGACCGCACCATCCCGGTGGACGGCCTGAAGCTCGGCGAGCCGCGGCAGGTGCTGCTGGGCAGCGGCAGTTCGGCGCAACCCAAGCTGCTGGTGGTGGCGCGCAACGAGACCGGCAAGCCGCTGTCGCGCGCGGGCATCCGGGCGACGTATTACGACGGCGACAGCAAGGTGGACGAGCGCACCGAGACGCTGCCGATCTTCGTGCTGGAGCCGGGCGAAAGTGCGCCCGCGCTGATCGACATGCCGAACGGAAAGAACGTCACGCGGCAGGAGCTGCAGGTGCAGAAGCTCGCCGAGCCCTACACCGCGACCGACGGGCCGCGCATGACTTTTTCGCGCGTGCGGCTGGTGCAGCAGGGCGAGCGCGTTCGGCTGGTCGGCCGCATCGACAACACGCGCAAGGACGCGGCCATCGTCGGCGGCATCGACGTGCTGGCCACGCTGTACGACGACGCCGGGCAGGTGATCGGCTTCGGGCACGGCTATGCGCAGGCGAGCGAACTCAAGCCCGGCGGGCAGACCTCGGTGGACGTGAGCGTCGCCCGCTTCGGCCGCGGGGCTGCGATCGCGGCCTGGGACTACCGCATCGGCTACAACATCGTCGATGCCTCGGGTTCGCGCACGCCGGTGCGGAGCGCCGACCGGGTGATCCGCACCGCGGCCGGGCCGGAGAGCTTCAACCCCGACCTGCGCCTGGGCACCGAAGATCTGCTGGCCGAGGACAGCGAGCGCTTCGATCCGAAGGACCTCGAATTGCTGCCGCTGGTCGATGGGCGCAACAACATCCAGCAGCGGCTCTTTCTGGGCGAACTGGTGAACCGCAGCACCGATGCAGTGGTGCTCGCGCCGGGCGGCGTGATCTCGCGCTTCAGCGGGAGCAAGGCGCATGGCACGACGAACATCACGGGCCTCGCGTACCTCTATCCGGGCGAGCGCTTCCCGATCTTCCTGGAGCCGGAGGACATGGAGCGCTTCACCTCGACCCGCATCGAATGGAAGCCGATGCGCCGCGCCGCATTGCCGGGGCCGCGCAAACCGCTGGAGGTGAAGGTGACCGGCACCAAGGCCGAGCTGGGCAGCGTGCTGCTCAACTTCAGCCAGCGCTTCACCTACAAGAGCGTGGAGGTCTCGGGCAGCGTGAAGAACCCGGGCAACGCCATCATCGGCAAGGTGCGGCTGTGGGTGAGCCTGCGGGACCGCAACGGGCAGCTCACCGGCTTCAAGCTGGTCGACAACCTGCCGGCCATCGCGCCGGGCGAAAGCGTGCCGTTCCAGGTGGACATCACGCAGAACGGCCGGGACTTTGCAAGCGTTTCGACGCTATATCAAACCGAATAGCCCCTGCCGGGGCGACGTTGGACGGATCGCGCCATGATGGCGCCCATGATTCCGTTCTCGATCCTCGACCTCTCCCCCATCACCGAGGGCAGCGACGCCGCGCAGTCGTTCCGCAACTCGCTCTCGCTGGCGCAGCACGGCGAAAAGCTCGGCTACACGCGCTACTGGCTCGCCGAGCACCATGGCATGCCGGGCATCGCGAGCGCGGCGACCGCGGTGCTGCTGTCGTACATCGGGGCGGGCACCACGTCGATTCGCATCGGCGCCGGTGGCGTGATGCTGCCGAACCATTCGCCGCTGGTCATCGCCGAACAATTCGGCACGCTCGCGTCGCTGTACCCGGGGCGCATCGATCTGGGACTCGGACGGGCGCCGGGTTCCGACCAGCGCACGGCGCGTGCGCTGCGCCGCAATCTCGAATCGGATGCCGACCAGTTCCCGCAGGACGTGGTCGAGCTGATGGATTTCATGTCGAAGACGCCGCAGCAACCGGTGCGGGCGGTGCCCGGCGAGGGGCTCGAGGTGCCGGTGTGGATCCTCGGCTCCAGCACCTTCGGCGCGCAGCTCGCGGCGCACCTGGGCCTGCCTTATGCCTTCGCCTCGCACTTTGCGCCGCAGCAGATCATGCAGGCCATCCAAATCTACCGCGAGACCTTCAAGCCTTCGGCGCAGTTGAAGAAGCCATACGTGATGCTGGGCTTCAACGTGTTCGCGGCCGACACCGACGAGGAGGCCGAGTTCCGCGCCACCTCGTGGCAGCAGGCTTTCGTCAACCTGCGCAGCGGCCGGCCCGGCCGCCTGCCGCCGCCGGTGGAGAACTACCGCCAGAAGGTCGGGCCGGCGGAGAACGCGCTGCTGGACTCGGTGCTGTCGTGCTCGGCGGTCGGTTCGGTCGAGACGGTACGCAAGGGCGTGGAGGCCTTCGTCGCGCGCACCGGGGCCGATGAACTGATGATCACCTCGCAGGTCTTCGACCACGCGGCGCGGCTGCGCTCCTACGAGCTGCTGGACGGCATCCGCTGAAGGCCGATTTCCCCCACGCCCGAGCCCGCTACCTCCGGGCTGGGACAATGGCGGGCTTATGGCAAAGCAACGGATCGTGGTCGGACTGAGCGGCGGAGTGGACTCCGCCGTCACCGCGCACCTGCTCAAGCAGCAGGGGCACGAGGTGGTCGGCATCTTCATGAAGAACTGGGAAGACGACGACGACAGCGAGTACTGCTCGTCGAACATCGACTTCATCGACGCCGCCAGCGTGGCCGACGTGCTGGGCATCGAGATCGAGCACGTCAACTTCGCCGCCGACTACAAGGACCGCGTGTTCGCCGAGTTCCTGCGCGAATACAAGGCCGGCCGCACGCCGAACCCCGACGTGCTGTGCAACGCCGAGATCAAGTTCAAGGCCTTTCTCGACCACGCGATGCGCCTGGGCGCCGAGAAGATCGCGACGGGCCACTACGCACGCGTGCGACACAACGAAGTCACCGGCCGGCACGAGCTGCTCAAGGGGCTCGACCCCTCCAAGGACCAGAGCTATTTTCTGCACCGCCTGAACCAGGCGCAGCTGTCGAAGACGCTGTTCCCGGTCGGCGAACTGCACAAGACCGAGGTGCGTCGCATTGCGGAAGAAATCGGCCTGCCCAATGCGAAGAAGAAGGACTCGACCGGCATCTGCTTTATCGGCGAGCGGCCGTTCCGCGACTTCCTGAACCGCTACATCTCCAAGGAGCCGGGCCCGATCAAGGACGACCGCGGCCGCAAGCTCGGCGAGCACCAGGGGCTGAGCTTCTACACGCTGGGGCAGCGGCAGGGGTTGGGTATCGGCGGCGTCAAGGAGAAGGGCGCGCAGCGCGGCTCGGGCGACCATTCGCCGTGGTTCGTCGCACGCAAGGATATCGAGAAGAACACGCTCTGGGTGGTGCAGGGCCACGACCATCCGTGGCTGCTGTCATCGGCGCTAAATGCTGACGATGCGAGCTGGGTGTCGGGCGAGGCACCCGCGGCGGGCAGCTACGGCTCGAAGGCGCGCTACCGGCAGGCGGATGCGGGGTGCGAACTCTCTGATGACGCGAACGGCGCTTTCAGCCTGCGCTTCGGCGCGCCGCAATGGGCCGTGACGCCGGGGCAGTCGGCCGTGCTCTACGACGGCGAGCGCTGCCTCGGGGGCGGCGTCATCGTTTGACCGGCGGCGGGGTCCGCACCGATTCGTCGATGTGGATCAATTCGAGCGGGTGGCGCTGGCCAGCCAGATAGTCTTCGACGCACTGCAGCAACAACGGGCTGCGATGCCGCGCCACGCTGGCGCGGATTTCATCGGGCGTCATCCACAGTGTGCGCACGATGCCTTCGTCGAGTGCGCGGCCGTCTTCCTTGGCGCCGAGCACGCCGGTGAAGGCGAAGCGCATGTAGGTCACGTCTTCTCCCTGCTCGGCCTTCGGCCGCGAACGCGCCATGTAGATGCCGACGAGCGCGGTGGGGGTGAATCGGTGGGCGGTTTCCTCAAGCGTTTCGCGAATGCATCCTTCGGCCGGCGATTCACCGGGATCGAGATGGCCCGCGGGCGTGTTGAGCATGAGGCCGTCGGCGGTGTGCTCCTCGACCAGCAGGAAGCGGCCGTCCTGCTCGATCACCGCGGCCACGGTGACGTTGGGCTTCCAGCGTGCGGCCATGGCCGGCTCAGCGCAGCACGTAGCCGCTGAAGCGCCAGGTGCGGTCGCGGTCGAGGTGAAAGCTCACGAGTTCGCGCAGGGTGCCGTCCGGCTTGTTGGCGAAGCGGGTCTCGTATTCGACGCTGACGTACTGGCCGGCGGTATCAGCGTCGGCATCGGCCACGACCTGGCGGTTGACTGCCACCCAGGTGCGCTGCTGGGGCGCGCCGAGCGAGGCGCGGCTCTTGGCGACTTGCCCGGTGAAATCGGCGCGGGTCACGCGCTTGCGAGTGGCCGGCGTGGCGCCGTCCCAGAGTTCGCCGGCCTTGCCCTGGTCGATCATCTGGATCGCCTGCATGCCGCCGCGCACCATGTCGCTGGGCTCCACGATGTCCTGTGCGGCCGCCAAGCCGGTGAAACTGCTCCAGAGCAGTGCGGCGGAGACCAGCAGCCGGGTCATGCGGTTCATCGTCTCTTTCCTTGTTGCGTAGTGCGGTTGGAGACTGTAGCCCGGCGGAGATTCCCGGCCTGTCGGGTCGGCACCACGCTGCACGGGGTGCTATCGCGAGGACAGCGTGTTCGCCTCGATCGTTTCCAGCCGGTAGCCCAGTCCATAGATGGCCAGCAGCAGGAAACCGTTCGCAGGGCGAAGATCGAGCTTGGTCCGCAAGCGCGACACGTGGGTGTCGAGCGAGCGCGAGAGCGCCTCGACGCCCAGCCCCCACACCGCCTCGTGCAGGTGTTCGCGCGAGAGCAGCCGACCGAGGTTCTGGAACAGGAAGAGCGCCAGCTCGTACTCGCGGTTCTTCAGTTCGACCAGCTTGCCCTGTACCTTCAGCACGCGCGAAGGCGGATAAAAATGATACGGGCCGAAAACCAACTCCGACTCGTGCTTCGCGGGGTAAGACCGGCGCAGTAGCGCGGTAACCCGGGCTTCGAGTTCGCCGGCCCGAACGGGCTTGTCCATGAAATCGTCGGCCCCGCTGTTGAGGGCTTCCACCATGTCGGCTTCATCGCGACTGTCGGTCACGAAAAGTATGGGCAACCGGCTCTTGAGTTCGTGCCGGATGGCCTTCACCACATCCAGCCCCTTGATATCGGGAAGGCTCCAATTGAGGATCAACAAGTCGAAGGTCTGCCTGCGCAAGGACTGCAGCAGCGTTTTTCCTTCGGTGTACATGTGGGACTCGTGCCCGAGTCCCGCCATGGTGTGATTGATCAACTTGAGCTGTTCCGCTCCGTTGTCCAGTACGGCAATACGCATTCCATCCCCTTTTCCTCCCTTCGCCAGCCTCAGTGAGCGGACGATTGGCAGGAAGTGTATCTATCTGCGTCTGGCGTAATAAATAGAGTTTGCAACTAATGCACGCTAATCGCCTTTTTCGGGCCGAAGCTAAATATAGTTGACTACAGTTAAATACAAATCCTGTTAATTGTGCCCCTGGCGTTTACGTATTTGACGTATTGCATTGATCCGCGGGTTCTTGATCGCGATCAAGACGCCGATCAGGGCTTCGGGCGAGACTGCCGGCTCCGACCGGCGAATACCCGAAGTCGCTATAAATTGAATAGCTATGTCGATAGCATGCATGGGGCTTGGCAGGCAAATTCGTTGCGACATTCTTGCGACACGAGCATCTGTAATCTTGCTGTAAGCTCTGCCCGCATTCCGTGCTGCCCCTTCCCCTGAGGAGATCTCTATGCTGATAGGCGTGCCTGCCGAAACCGCGGCTGGCGAAACCCGAGTGGCCGTGACACCTGAAACGGTGAAGAAACTGGTCGCTTCCGGGCATATCGTTCGTGTTCAGTCGGGAGCGGGCGTCGCAGCCAGCGTCACCGATGCGGCTTACCAGACCGCCGGCGCGGAAATCACGGACCAAGCGGGCGCTCTGTCCGCCGACATGGTGCTCAAGGTGCGCACGCCCAGCGATGCCGAGGCGGGGCTGATGAAGCCCGGCGCCGTCGTCATCGGCATGCTCAACCCCTTCGATGCCGCGGGCCTGCAGCGCCTGGCATCGGCCGGCGTGACCGGCTTCGCCCTCGAAGCCGCCCCCCGCACCACCCGCGCCCAGAGCATGGACGTGCTCTCCTCGCAAGCCAACATCGCCGGCTACAAGGCCGTGATGATCGCGGCCGACCGCTACCAACGCTTCTTCCCGATGCTCATGACGGCAGCCGGCACGGTGAAGGCCGCGCGCGTCGTCATCCTGGGCGTCGGCGTTGCCGGCCTGCAGGCGATCGCCACGGCCAAGCGGCTGGGCGCCGTCATCGAAGCTTCCGACGTTCGCCCGAGCGTCAAGGAGCAGATCGAATCGCTCGGCGGCAAGTTCATCGAGGTCTCCTACGACACCGATGAAGAAAAGGAAGCCGCCGTCGGCGTCGGTGGCTACGCCAAGCCGATGCCCCCGAGCTGGCTCGCACGCCAGCAGGTCGAGGTCGCCAAGCGCGTGGCACTGGCCGACATCGTCATCAGCACCGCGCTCATTCCCGGCCGCGCCGCGCCCACGCTCATCACCGAGGACATGGTCAAGTCCATGAAGCCCGGCTCGGTGATCGTGGACATCGCCGCCGGCAAAGGCGCCGATGGCGTGGGCGGCAACTGCCCCCTCTCCGAAGCCGACAAGACCGTCGTCAAGCACGGCGTGACCATCGTCGGCGAGACCAACCTCGCGGCGCTCGTGGCGGCCGACGCATCGGCGCTCTATGCGCGCAACGTGCTCGACTTCCTCAAGCTCATCGTCACGAAGGAAGGTGCGCTCAAGATCGACCTCGAAGACGACATCGTCGCCGCCTGCCGCATGACGCAAGACGGCCAGGTCACGAAGAAATAAGCGAACACGCGAACAAGCGAGGAGAAGAGTCCATGGATCCCGTTTCCCACACAGTCATCAACCTGATCATCTTCGTGCTGGCCATCTACGTCGGCTACCACGTGGTCTGGACCGTCACTCCCGCGCTGCACACGCCGCTGATGGCCGTGACCAACGCGATCTCGGCGATCGTGATCGTGGGCGCCATGCTGGCGGCCGCGCTCACCACCACGCCGCTGGGCAAGACCATGGGCGTGCTCGCGGTGGCCCTGGCCGCGGTGAACGTCTTCGGCGGCTTCCTGGTCACGCGGCGGATGCTGGAGATGTTCAAGAAGAAGGACAAGAAAGCCGCCGCACCCAAGGCTGAAGAGGGAGCTTCCAAGTGAGCATGAACCTCGTCACGCTGCTGTACCTGGTTGCCAGCGTCTGCTTCATCCAGGCCCTGAAGGGCCTGTCCCATCCCACCACCTCGATCCGCGGCAACATCTTCGGCATGACCGGCATGGCGATCGCCGTGCTCACGACCATCGCGCTGATCCACGGACAGGCGCGCTCGCTCAACGTGGATTTCGGCACCGGCCTCGCCTGGGTGCTCGCGGCCGTGGTGGTCGGCGGGGGCCTTGGGGCCTTCATGGCCAACAAGGTCGAGATGACCAAGATGCCCGAGCTGGTCGCCTTCATGCACAGCATGATCGGCCTGGCCGCGGTCTTCATCGGCGTGGCCGCGGTGGCCGAGCCCTGGGCCTTCGGCATCACCGCTGCGCCCGTGGCCGCGCTCATCGGGGCGCAGACGCCGGACGGCGCCGTCATCCTGGACGGCTTCGTGCGCTACGCCATTCCCGCAGGGAACCGGCTCGAGCTCTTCCTGGGTGCGGCCATCGGCGCCATCACCTTCAGCGGCTCGGTCATCGCCTTCGGCAAGCTCTCTGGCAAGTACAAGTTCCGCCTGTTCCAGGGCGCGCCGGTGCAGTTCTCGGGCCAGCACATGCTCAACCTGGTGCTGGGTCTCCTGACCGTCGCACTGGGTCTGGTGTTCGTCTTCACCGAGAGCTGGCCCGCCTTCTTCGCGATGCTGGCGCTGGCCTTCGTGATGGGCGTGCTCATCATCATCCCGATCGGCGGCGCCGACATGCCGGTGGTGGTGTCGATGCTCAACAGTTACTCGGGCTGGGCGGCCGCGGGCATCGGCTTCAGCCTGAACAACGCGATGCTGATCGTGGCCGGTTCGCTGGTGGGCTCCTCGGGTGCGATCCTCTCGTACATCATGTGCAAGGCGATGAACCGCTCGTTCTTCAACGTGATCCTGGGCGGCTTCGGCGGCGAGGCTGCCACGACCGGCGGCGCGGCCAAGGAGCAGCGCCCGGTGAAGACCGGCAGCGCCGACGATGCGGCCTTCGTGCTCGGCAATGCCGAGACCGTGGTGATCGTGCCGGGCTACGGCCTGGCCGTGGCGCGTGCCCAGCATGCGGTGAAGGAGCTCGCGGCCAAGCTCACCGAGAAGGGCATCACCGTCAAGTACGCCATTCACCCGGTGGCGGGCCGCATGCCCGGCCACATGAACGTGCTGCTGGCCGAGGCCGAGGTGCCCTACGACCAGGTGTTCGAGATGGAGGACATCAACGGCGAGTTCGGCCAGGCCGACGTGGCGATCATCCTGGGCGCCAACGACGTGGTGAACCCGGCCGCGCACACCAAGGGCAGCCCGATCTACGGCATGCCGATCCTGGAAGCCTACAAGGCCAAGACCGTCATCGTGAACAAGCGCTCCATGGCCGCGGGCTATGCCGGCTTGGACAACGAACTCTTCTACATGGACAAGACCATGATGGTTTTTGGGGATGCGAAGAAAGTAGTGGAAGATATGGGCAAGGCCATCGAATAGGCCGGCGATCCAGGCCCGCAGCAATGCGGGCCAGATCATCGCGGCGCCATTCGAGCGCCGTTTTCGTTTCAGTTACCCGCAAGTTCCAAGACCTGGAGGAGACACATCCATGACCGACCGCCCCTGGCTCAGCAGCTATCCGCAAGGCGTGCCCGCCGACATCGACGCTTCGCACTATTCATCGCTGGTCGGGCTCATGGAAGAGAGCTTCACCAAGTACGCCGACCGCACCGCCTACAGCTTCATGGGCAAGGACATAAGCTACGCGGAGACCGACAAGCAGAGCAAGGCCTTCGCCGCGTACCTGCAGGGCCTGGGCCTCGCCAAGGGCGACCGCGTGGCCGCGATGATGCCCAACTGCCCGCAGTACCCGATCGCGGTGGCGGCAATCCTTCGCGCGGGGCTGATCCTGGTGAACGTGAATCCGCTCTACACGCCGCGCGAACTGGAGCACCAGCTCAAGGATTCGGGCGCCAAGGCCATCGTCATCATGGAGAACTTCGGCACCACGCTGCAGCAATGCATCGCGGCCACGCCGATCAAGCACATCGTGCTCACCTCGATGGGCGACCGCCTCGGTTTCCTCAAGGGCGCGCTGGTCAACTACGTGGTGCGCAACGTCAAGAAGATGGTGCCGCACTTCAGCCTTCCGGGCGCCGTGCGCTTCAACGATGCGCTCGACAAGGGCGCGAGCCGCACGCTGCAAGCCCCGACCATCGGCCCCGACGACGTGGCCGTGCTGCAGTACACCGGCGGCACCACCGGCGTCTCGAAGGGTGCGGTGCTGCTGCATCGCAACGTGATCGCCAACGTGCTGCAGTCCGAGGCCTGGAACGAACCCGTCATGGCGCAGGTGCCGGCCGGCGAGCAGCCCACCAGCGTGTGCGCGCTGCCGCTGTATCACATCTTCGCGTTCACGGTCGGCATGATGCTGAACATGCGCACGGGCGGAAAACTGATCCTGATCCCGAATCCGCGCGACCTCGCGGGCGTGCTGAAGGAGCTCTCGAAGCACACGATCCACAGCTTCCCCGCGGTCAACACGCTCTTCAACGGCCTGGCGAACCACCCCGACTTCAACACCGTCAACTGGAAGAACCTCAAGGTCTCGGTCGGCGGCGGCATGGCGGTGCAGGCTGCGGTCGCGAAGCTCTGGCTCGAGAAAACCGGCTGCCCGATCTGCGAGGGCTACGGCCTCTCCGAGACCTCGCCTTCGACCACCTGCAACCCCACGAACAGCAAGGCCTACACCGGCACCATCGGCCTGCCGCTGCCGGGCACCTGGCTCAAGCTGCTCGACGACGACGGCCATGAAGTGCCGATGGGCCAGCCCGGCGAAATCGCCATCAAGGGTCCGCAGGTGATGGCGGGCTATTGGCAGCGCCCCGACGAAACCGCCAAGGTCATGACGCCCGACGGCTACTTCAAGAGCGGCGACATCGGCGTGGTCGACGAGCGCGGCTACTTCAAGGTGGTCGACCGCAAGAAGGACATGATCCTGGTGTCGGGCTTCAACGTGTACCCGAACGAGATCGAGGACGTCGTTGCACAGATTCCGGGCGTGCTCGAATGCGCGGCGGTGGGCGTGGTCGATGACAAGACCGGCGAGGCCGTGAAGCTCGTGATCGTGAAGAAAGACGAGTCGCTCACCGAGGCGCAGGTGAGCGAATACTGCAGAGCAAACCTTACGGGTTACAAGCAGCCGCGAATCGTAGAGTTTCGTACGGACCTCCCGAAAACGCCGGTCGGAAAAATCCTCCGCCGCGAATTGCGCGACGCCAAGAAGTAAGGGTTCGGCCCGGGTAGGGCCACGGCATCGATCTTGCATATTCGCGGGTCGATGTTTAAGTTCATTTGCGTTCGTTTAAGTTTGCTCGTGCCGACCTTCATCGGCATGACGCTGCTGGCCTTCTTCCTCATCCGGCTGGTGCCGGGCGACCCCATTGAAACCATGGCCGGCGAGCGCGGGATCGATCCCGCGCGCCATGCCGAACTGCGCACCGCCTACGGCTTCGACAAGCCGATCCTCGTGCAGTACGGCATCTACATCGGCCGCGTGCTGCATGGCGACCTCGGCAAGTCGATCATCACGCAGGACAAGGTGATGAGCGAGTTTCTCGCGCTCTTCCCGGCCACCGTCGAACTCGGCGTTTGCGCGATTCTTTTTGCGCTGCTGCTGGGGCTGCCTGCCGGCATCCTCGCGGCCGTGCGGCGCAATTCCATCTTCGACCACGGCGTGATGGCCACCTCGCTCACCGGCTATTCGATGCCGATCTTCTGGTGGGGGTTGCTGCTGATCCTGTTCTTCTCGGTGCAGCTCGGATGGACGCCCGTTTCCGGGCGCATCGCGGTGCAGTATTTCATCGAGCCCGAGACCGGCTTTCTCTTGATCGACTCGCTGCGCGCCGGCGACACCGATGCCTTCTGGTCGGCGCTGCACCACCTCATTCTTCCAGCCATCGTGCTGGGCACCGTGCCGCTCGCGGTGATCGCGCGCATGACGCGCTCGGCCATGCTCGAAGTGCTCGGCGAGGACTACATCCGCACCGCGCGCGCCAAGGGCCTCTCGCGCTTTCGCGTGGTGGGACTGCATGCGTTGCGCAATGCGTTGATTCCGGTCGTTACCGTGATCGGCTTGCAGGTGGGCGTGCTCTTCACCGGCGCGATCCTGACCGAGACGATCTTCTCCTGGCCCGGTGTCGGCAAGTGGCTCATCGAAGCCATCGGCCGGCGCGACTATCCGGTGCTGCAGGGCGGCATGCTGCTGCTCGGCGGCATCGTGATGCTGGTCAATCTTCTGGTCGACGTGGCTTACGGCGTCATCAATCCCCGCATCCGACGCTGATGATGAACACGACTTCGACCCCCACCATTCCGACGACCGGTGCGAGCACCGCGCCG
This region includes:
- a CDS encoding FxLYD domain-containing protein, which encodes MTIDLQTLKCGECGSSVLKRTGLNEYTCDHCGSVTLVEDKVSDRLERVLDQVKNEAGRRLAAEEALRQKLMLRKVGIGIAVVLAVVLVARIAELLIASRQPAGTQQPVVAAFVDRTIPVDGLKLGEPRQVLLGSGSSAQPKLLVVARNETGKPLSRAGIRATYYDGDSKVDERTETLPIFVLEPGESAPALIDMPNGKNVTRQELQVQKLAEPYTATDGPRMTFSRVRLVQQGERVRLVGRIDNTRKDAAIVGGIDVLATLYDDAGQVIGFGHGYAQASELKPGGQTSVDVSVARFGRGAAIAAWDYRIGYNIVDASGSRTPVRSADRVIRTAAGPESFNPDLRLGTEDLLAEDSERFDPKDLELLPLVDGRNNIQQRLFLGELVNRSTDAVVLAPGGVISRFSGSKAHGTTNITGLAYLYPGERFPIFLEPEDMERFTSTRIEWKPMRRAALPGPRKPLEVKVTGTKAELGSVLLNFSQRFTYKSVEVSGSVKNPGNAIIGKVRLWVSLRDRNGQLTGFKLVDNLPAIAPGESVPFQVDITQNGRDFASVSTLYQTE
- a CDS encoding LLM class flavin-dependent oxidoreductase, which gives rise to MIPFSILDLSPITEGSDAAQSFRNSLSLAQHGEKLGYTRYWLAEHHGMPGIASAATAVLLSYIGAGTTSIRIGAGGVMLPNHSPLVIAEQFGTLASLYPGRIDLGLGRAPGSDQRTARALRRNLESDADQFPQDVVELMDFMSKTPQQPVRAVPGEGLEVPVWILGSSTFGAQLAAHLGLPYAFASHFAPQQIMQAIQIYRETFKPSAQLKKPYVMLGFNVFAADTDEEAEFRATSWQQAFVNLRSGRPGRLPPPVENYRQKVGPAENALLDSVLSCSAVGSVETVRKGVEAFVARTGADELMITSQVFDHAARLRSYELLDGIR
- the mnmA gene encoding tRNA 2-thiouridine(34) synthase MnmA; the protein is MAKQRIVVGLSGGVDSAVTAHLLKQQGHEVVGIFMKNWEDDDDSEYCSSNIDFIDAASVADVLGIEIEHVNFAADYKDRVFAEFLREYKAGRTPNPDVLCNAEIKFKAFLDHAMRLGAEKIATGHYARVRHNEVTGRHELLKGLDPSKDQSYFLHRLNQAQLSKTLFPVGELHKTEVRRIAEEIGLPNAKKKDSTGICFIGERPFRDFLNRYISKEPGPIKDDRGRKLGEHQGLSFYTLGQRQGLGIGGVKEKGAQRGSGDHSPWFVARKDIEKNTLWVVQGHDHPWLLSSALNADDASWVSGEAPAAGSYGSKARYRQADAGCELSDDANGAFSLRFGAPQWAVTPGQSAVLYDGERCLGGGVIV
- a CDS encoding NUDIX hydrolase codes for the protein MAARWKPNVTVAAVIEQDGRFLLVEEHTADGLMLNTPAGHLDPGESPAEGCIRETLEETAHRFTPTALVGIYMARSRPKAEQGEDVTYMRFAFTGVLGAKEDGRALDEGIVRTLWMTPDEIRASVARHRSPLLLQCVEDYLAGQRHPLELIHIDESVRTPPPVKR
- a CDS encoding DUF4019 domain-containing protein; its protein translation is MNRMTRLLVSAALLWSSFTGLAAAQDIVEPSDMVRGGMQAIQMIDQGKAGELWDGATPATRKRVTRADFTGQVAKSRASLGAPQQRTWVAVNRQVVADADADTAGQYVSVEYETRFANKPDGTLRELVSFHLDRDRTWRFSGYVLR
- a CDS encoding response regulator transcription factor codes for the protein MRIAVLDNGAEQLKLINHTMAGLGHESHMYTEGKTLLQSLRRQTFDLLILNWSLPDIKGLDVVKAIRHELKSRLPILFVTDSRDEADMVEALNSGADDFMDKPVRAGELEARVTALLRRSYPAKHESELVFGPYHFYPPSRVLKVQGKLVELKNREYELALFLFQNLGRLLSREHLHEAVWGLGVEALSRSLDTHVSRLRTKLDLRPANGFLLLAIYGLGYRLETIEANTLSSR
- a CDS encoding Re/Si-specific NAD(P)(+) transhydrogenase subunit alpha translates to MLIGVPAETAAGETRVAVTPETVKKLVASGHIVRVQSGAGVAASVTDAAYQTAGAEITDQAGALSADMVLKVRTPSDAEAGLMKPGAVVIGMLNPFDAAGLQRLASAGVTGFALEAAPRTTRAQSMDVLSSQANIAGYKAVMIAADRYQRFFPMLMTAAGTVKAARVVILGVGVAGLQAIATAKRLGAVIEASDVRPSVKEQIESLGGKFIEVSYDTDEEKEAAVGVGGYAKPMPPSWLARQQVEVAKRVALADIVISTALIPGRAAPTLITEDMVKSMKPGSVIVDIAAGKGADGVGGNCPLSEADKTVVKHGVTIVGETNLAALVAADASALYARNVLDFLKLIVTKEGALKIDLEDDIVAACRMTQDGQVTKK
- a CDS encoding NAD(P) transhydrogenase subunit alpha — translated: MDPVSHTVINLIIFVLAIYVGYHVVWTVTPALHTPLMAVTNAISAIVIVGAMLAAALTTTPLGKTMGVLAVALAAVNVFGGFLVTRRMLEMFKKKDKKAAAPKAEEGASK
- a CDS encoding NAD(P)(+) transhydrogenase (Re/Si-specific) subunit beta; its protein translation is MSMNLVTLLYLVASVCFIQALKGLSHPTTSIRGNIFGMTGMAIAVLTTIALIHGQARSLNVDFGTGLAWVLAAVVVGGGLGAFMANKVEMTKMPELVAFMHSMIGLAAVFIGVAAVAEPWAFGITAAPVAALIGAQTPDGAVILDGFVRYAIPAGNRLELFLGAAIGAITFSGSVIAFGKLSGKYKFRLFQGAPVQFSGQHMLNLVLGLLTVALGLVFVFTESWPAFFAMLALAFVMGVLIIIPIGGADMPVVVSMLNSYSGWAAAGIGFSLNNAMLIVAGSLVGSSGAILSYIMCKAMNRSFFNVILGGFGGEAATTGGAAKEQRPVKTGSADDAAFVLGNAETVVIVPGYGLAVARAQHAVKELAAKLTEKGITVKYAIHPVAGRMPGHMNVLLAEAEVPYDQVFEMEDINGEFGQADVAIILGANDVVNPAAHTKGSPIYGMPILEAYKAKTVIVNKRSMAAGYAGLDNELFYMDKTMMVFGDAKKVVEDMGKAIE
- a CDS encoding long-chain-fatty-acid--CoA ligase, which codes for MTDRPWLSSYPQGVPADIDASHYSSLVGLMEESFTKYADRTAYSFMGKDISYAETDKQSKAFAAYLQGLGLAKGDRVAAMMPNCPQYPIAVAAILRAGLILVNVNPLYTPRELEHQLKDSGAKAIVIMENFGTTLQQCIAATPIKHIVLTSMGDRLGFLKGALVNYVVRNVKKMVPHFSLPGAVRFNDALDKGASRTLQAPTIGPDDVAVLQYTGGTTGVSKGAVLLHRNVIANVLQSEAWNEPVMAQVPAGEQPTSVCALPLYHIFAFTVGMMLNMRTGGKLILIPNPRDLAGVLKELSKHTIHSFPAVNTLFNGLANHPDFNTVNWKNLKVSVGGGMAVQAAVAKLWLEKTGCPICEGYGLSETSPSTTCNPTNSKAYTGTIGLPLPGTWLKLLDDDGHEVPMGQPGEIAIKGPQVMAGYWQRPDETAKVMTPDGYFKSGDIGVVDERGYFKVVDRKKDMILVSGFNVYPNEIEDVVAQIPGVLECAAVGVVDDKTGEAVKLVIVKKDESLTEAQVSEYCRANLTGYKQPRIVEFRTDLPKTPVGKILRRELRDAKK